From Streptomonospora salina, the proteins below share one genomic window:
- a CDS encoding N-6 DNA methylase — MSGRDGERAVLGAGDIARLTGVRRPAVSNWRRRYADFPRPVAGSSTNPRFALEDVERWCRDHGKPFEADAAERVWQRVQAGVDGVRTAEFLAHAGLALAGGAAAGSGLAGPDPGWAPLLAAVTGTAGSAETAESCPAPQLYERLCARFTAERERAGALDAGVAAAMAAIAGAGPGSTVLDPACGTGTLLHAAAACGAQPLHGQDLDPAHAVIARCRMLLAGLSCETASGDALRADGFAGRAADAVLCDPPFRDRDWGCAELAEDARWAYGQPPRGEGELAWVQHCLARVRPGGRVVVRMPAAAADRPSGRRVRAALVSAGALRMVAELPGGDAPPTAHLWVLDRPDGAERGAAAPVLTAAGVRDARELVRLWQHRDRPEAAGEGPAAAAVPVSDLLECDMDLRPAPAQEAGAETAGETYVRLRSELIAALGAVADLVPELGPAPEDGGGAAEDGTAPTVAELAAAGAVEIHQAPLGAGADRGPLAVLTHRDLRAGAAPSGRGEEVPGRVVVRPGDVVAALAGRCPARLAGGADAGAALGPRLMLLRCDAERVDPGYLAGVVSAAAAAEKRPGRRAHSGRFDPRAVRVPAVPVERQRARAAAMDRLAGTRAGLARLADLGEHLARTGGGGLADGALAPEEPT, encoded by the coding sequence GTGAGTGGCCGTGACGGCGAGCGGGCCGTGCTCGGGGCGGGCGACATCGCGCGGCTGACCGGGGTGCGCCGGCCCGCGGTCAGCAACTGGCGGCGCCGCTACGCCGACTTCCCCCGCCCGGTCGCGGGCAGCTCCACCAACCCGCGGTTCGCGCTGGAGGACGTGGAGCGGTGGTGCCGCGACCACGGCAAACCGTTCGAGGCCGACGCCGCCGAACGGGTGTGGCAACGGGTGCAGGCCGGGGTCGACGGGGTGCGCACCGCGGAATTCCTCGCCCACGCCGGACTGGCGCTGGCCGGCGGTGCGGCCGCCGGGTCGGGGCTGGCCGGACCCGACCCGGGGTGGGCGCCGCTGCTGGCCGCGGTCACCGGAACCGCCGGCTCCGCCGAAACAGCCGAGTCCTGCCCGGCGCCGCAGCTGTACGAGCGGCTGTGCGCCCGGTTCACCGCCGAGCGGGAACGCGCCGGCGCGCTGGACGCCGGCGTCGCCGCGGCGATGGCCGCGATCGCCGGGGCGGGACCGGGCTCCACCGTGCTCGACCCGGCCTGCGGCACGGGGACGCTGCTGCACGCCGCCGCCGCGTGCGGCGCGCAGCCGCTGCACGGCCAGGACCTGGACCCCGCGCACGCCGTCATCGCGCGCTGCCGGATGCTGCTGGCGGGGCTGAGCTGCGAGACGGCGAGCGGGGACGCGCTGCGCGCCGACGGGTTCGCCGGCCGCGCCGCCGACGCCGTGCTGTGCGACCCGCCGTTCCGGGACCGCGACTGGGGCTGCGCCGAACTGGCCGAGGACGCCCGGTGGGCCTACGGGCAGCCGCCGCGCGGGGAGGGCGAGCTGGCGTGGGTGCAGCACTGCCTGGCGCGGGTGCGGCCCGGCGGCCGGGTGGTCGTGCGGATGCCCGCGGCGGCGGCCGACCGGCCGTCGGGGCGGCGGGTGCGTGCGGCGCTGGTGTCGGCGGGCGCGCTGCGCATGGTCGCCGAACTGCCCGGCGGCGACGCCCCGCCCACCGCGCACCTGTGGGTACTGGACCGTCCCGACGGGGCCGAGCGCGGCGCCGCCGCACCGGTGCTGACGGCCGCCGGGGTGCGCGACGCCCGCGAGCTGGTGCGGCTGTGGCAGCACCGGGACCGGCCGGAGGCGGCGGGCGAGGGCCCGGCGGCCGCCGCGGTGCCCGTCTCCGACCTGCTGGAGTGCGACATGGACCTGCGGCCCGCCCCGGCGCAGGAAGCCGGGGCGGAAACCGCCGGTGAGACCTACGTGCGGCTGCGGTCGGAGCTGATCGCCGCGCTCGGCGCGGTCGCCGACCTGGTGCCCGAGCTGGGGCCCGCTCCGGAGGACGGCGGCGGCGCGGCCGAGGACGGGACGGCGCCCACGGTCGCGGAGCTGGCCGCCGCCGGGGCGGTGGAGATCCATCAGGCGCCGCTGGGCGCGGGGGCCGACCGCGGGCCGCTGGCCGTGCTCACCCACCGGGACCTGCGTGCGGGCGCGGCGCCGAGCGGGCGGGGCGAGGAGGTGCCCGGCCGGGTGGTGGTCCGCCCCGGCGACGTGGTGGCGGCACTCGCCGGGCGCTGCCCGGCGCGGCTGGCCGGCGGGGCCGACGCGGGTGCGGCGCTGGGTCCGCGGCTGATGCTGCTGCGCTGCGACGCCGAACGCGTCGATCCCGGCTACCTCGCGGGGGTCGTCTCGGCCGCGGCGGCCGCCGAGAAGCGGCCGGGGCGGCGCGCGCACTCGGGGCGGTTCGATCCGCGCGCGGTGCGGGTTCCCGCGGTGCCGGTGGAGCGCCAGCGCGCCCGCGCGGCGGCCATGGACCGGCTGGCCGGCACCCGCGCGGGCCTGGCCCGGCTGGCCGACCTCGGCGAGCACCTCGCGCGCACGGGCGGGGGCGGTCTGGCGGACGGCGCGCTCGCCCCCGAGGAACCGACATGA
- the drmC gene encoding DISARM system phospholipase D-like protein DrmC: MAAEDSGAAAAAFEGAAERAAPALGGAALRGLAARIGGGWPDQAILASVRDEEAAAAVLAARRDAGVGDGAAAAYLRGLAAGYARGSGAVGVETVWSGPASHAVPVRATAQALLEVIAEAESELVLMTYSARPHDRIREALAAAAGRGVRVDVVVETLQGAGGAISGAEPAGAFAGLAGVELWHWPPGQREQERAKAHAKLAAADRRVLLVSSANLTQSGVTDNIEAGLLIRGGDAPRRIAEHVAELRTRGVLAPLYGGGRS, from the coding sequence ATGGCGGCGGAGGATTCCGGGGCCGCGGCGGCCGCCTTCGAGGGGGCCGCCGAGCGGGCCGCACCCGCGCTCGGCGGTGCGGCGCTGCGCGGGCTGGCGGCGCGGATCGGCGGGGGCTGGCCCGACCAGGCGATCCTGGCGTCCGTGCGCGACGAGGAGGCGGCCGCCGCGGTGCTGGCGGCGCGCCGGGACGCCGGTGTCGGCGACGGCGCAGCCGCCGCCTACCTGCGCGGGCTGGCCGCCGGGTACGCCCGCGGGTCCGGCGCCGTGGGCGTGGAGACGGTGTGGAGCGGCCCAGCCAGCCACGCCGTGCCGGTGCGCGCGACGGCGCAGGCGCTGCTGGAGGTCATCGCCGAGGCCGAGAGCGAGCTGGTGCTGATGACCTACTCCGCCCGCCCGCACGACCGCATCCGCGAAGCGCTGGCGGCGGCCGCCGGGCGCGGGGTGCGGGTGGACGTGGTGGTGGAGACCCTGCAGGGCGCGGGCGGCGCCATCAGCGGCGCCGAACCGGCGGGGGCGTTCGCCGGGCTGGCGGGCGTGGAGCTGTGGCACTGGCCGCCCGGGCAGCGCGAGCAGGAGAGGGCGAAGGCGCACGCGAAGCTCGCCGCGGCCGACCGGCGGGTGCTGCTGGTCTCCAGCGCGAACCTGACCCAGTCGGGCGTGACCGACAACATCGAGGCGGGCCTGCTCATCCGCGGCGGCGACGCGCCCCGCCGCATCGCCGAACACGTCGCCGAACTCCGCACCCGCGGCGTCCTCGCCCCGCTGTACGGGGGTGGGCGTTCATGA
- the drmB gene encoding DUF1998 domain-containing protein has translation MSARAEADGQYRRRVGAVRPSHLMFTGGVGALVDLPNFSVLVRGLDDWSYSSVPNLEPITEPRLLAAVARRHRRVTSMWSAPWLDGVDSDPNGEASRVGVPVEPFPAWLRCTACNELAALDSRVFAFKNDKPRAPHEAKFVHEGCTTKKGRDKPLAVAARFLLACTRGHLDDFPYAYFVHYGAACPKATHPKMRMEDRGGNIGANVAIQCVNCGEQRNMRDAMGSRGKENLPRCRGRHPHLGTFDPDGCAAEPTVLVVGASNQWFAQTLSVLAVPRTGENELRAKVEEHWDTTFKGMPSTSPEFITWARETLPALRQFAKWSDAEVSEMIGKVRESKEAGGEDAAKDDDTDLRKPEWDVFSAPEAPEPTADFTLRRDPDGVPAPLRGIFSDVVQAERLREVRALTAFTRLDAPDPDDPDLVAQAPLSRSETTWVPASEVRGEGVFLRVGEDLLTAWEKRVAGSDALGLHRDAYRQFRMNRYSDRLPGGFDPMRHWPGSRYIALHTLSHLLIRGIAAECGYSAASLSERIYAGDEDDPRGGILIYTAVPDAEGTLGGLVSQAEPERLVRLVRRALGDAMRCSSDPLCAERLPQPHADFLHGAACHVCLFVSETTCERGNRFLDRRFVVPIDDPELALYREPVQ, from the coding sequence ATGAGCGCACGGGCCGAAGCCGACGGGCAGTACCGGCGCCGGGTCGGCGCGGTGCGTCCCAGCCACCTGATGTTCACCGGCGGTGTCGGCGCACTGGTGGACCTGCCGAACTTCTCGGTGCTGGTGCGCGGGCTGGACGACTGGAGCTACAGCAGCGTCCCCAATCTGGAGCCGATCACCGAGCCGCGGCTGCTGGCGGCGGTCGCGCGCCGGCACCGGCGTGTCACGTCGATGTGGTCGGCGCCGTGGCTGGACGGCGTCGACTCCGACCCCAACGGCGAAGCTTCGCGCGTGGGGGTGCCGGTCGAACCGTTCCCGGCGTGGCTGCGCTGCACCGCCTGCAACGAGCTGGCGGCGCTGGACTCGCGGGTGTTCGCGTTCAAGAACGACAAGCCGCGGGCGCCGCACGAGGCCAAGTTCGTGCACGAGGGGTGCACGACCAAGAAGGGCCGCGACAAGCCGCTGGCGGTGGCCGCGCGGTTCCTGCTGGCGTGCACCCGCGGGCACCTGGACGACTTCCCCTACGCCTACTTCGTGCACTACGGGGCGGCCTGCCCCAAGGCCACCCACCCCAAGATGCGGATGGAGGACCGCGGCGGCAACATCGGCGCCAACGTCGCCATCCAGTGCGTCAACTGCGGCGAGCAGCGCAACATGCGCGACGCGATGGGCAGCCGCGGCAAAGAGAACCTGCCGCGGTGCCGGGGACGCCACCCGCACCTGGGCACGTTCGATCCCGACGGGTGCGCGGCCGAGCCGACGGTGCTGGTGGTGGGCGCGTCCAACCAGTGGTTCGCCCAGACCCTGTCGGTGCTGGCGGTGCCCCGCACCGGGGAGAACGAGCTGCGCGCGAAGGTCGAGGAGCACTGGGACACCACGTTCAAAGGCATGCCCTCGACCAGTCCCGAGTTCATCACCTGGGCCCGCGAGACCCTTCCGGCACTGCGCCAGTTCGCCAAGTGGAGCGACGCGGAAGTGTCGGAGATGATCGGCAAGGTCCGCGAAAGCAAGGAGGCCGGTGGCGAGGACGCCGCTAAGGACGACGACACCGACCTGCGCAAACCCGAGTGGGACGTGTTCTCCGCGCCCGAGGCGCCCGAACCCACCGCCGACTTCACGCTGCGGCGCGACCCGGACGGGGTGCCCGCGCCGCTGCGCGGGATCTTCAGCGACGTGGTGCAGGCCGAGCGGCTGCGCGAAGTGCGGGCGCTGACGGCGTTCACCCGGCTGGACGCGCCCGACCCCGACGACCCCGACCTGGTCGCGCAGGCGCCGCTGTCGCGGTCGGAGACGACGTGGGTGCCGGCGAGCGAAGTGCGCGGCGAAGGCGTGTTCCTGCGGGTGGGCGAGGACCTGCTGACCGCGTGGGAGAAGCGGGTCGCGGGCTCGGACGCGCTGGGGCTGCACCGCGACGCCTACCGGCAGTTCCGGATGAACCGCTACTCCGACCGGCTGCCGGGCGGGTTCGACCCGATGCGGCACTGGCCGGGGTCGCGCTACATCGCGCTGCACACGCTGTCGCACCTGCTGATCCGCGGGATCGCGGCCGAATGCGGCTACAGCGCGGCCAGCCTGTCCGAGCGGATCTACGCCGGCGACGAGGACGACCCGCGCGGCGGCATCCTCATCTACACGGCGGTGCCCGACGCGGAGGGGACGCTGGGCGGTCTGGTGTCCCAGGCCGAGCCGGAGCGGCTGGTGCGGCTGGTGCGGCGGGCCCTGGGCGATGCGATGCGGTGCTCGTCGGACCCGCTGTGCGCGGAGCGGCTGCCCCAGCCGCACGCCGACTTCCTGCACGGCGCCGCCTGCCACGTGTGCCTGTTCGTGTCCGAAACCACCTGCGAACGCGGCAACCGGTTCTTGGACCGGCGGTTCGTGGTGCCCATCGACGACCCCGAGCTCGCGCTGTACCGCGAGCCGGTGCAGTAG
- the drmA gene encoding DISARM system helicase DrmA, translating into MTSDGSDGDGLFDHPNGQQQSLDTDTTAGKDSASDDGRTEAEAKTAEIISRLEAPQNFSGQNSYHVRDEFQRIVELDLLGPWGGDREEFNPSAKGPRERYLVGMLGPKHQPATSRPGAGEAADPQAQAEGDPGGEGASELPDVVTTQNLGRIWASSMGMAFTVGDDTGAVAVTASWGEYGRREASDDDGRKRQTWGREPRVFTREIRLDGAGPESLDQRVGLTTPTPDDTSSPGVYLDVAVRPRGGRRTVELTLVNNQAEPSSNPDTAWLFQAKLSVTALDGDAAVFLPVDDPLDPGTAAPDGSSADSAEELHLRLLYRERLSYAQGRNVAVHEDADHGLRRARKLETTWLPYYDVAATTAPMGAGTPLAGTELRMDALATAEPEELRRGLAPLAEGYTAWLDEREAEIGSLPERLRETAESAVFTARRAADRIRAGIELLSDPAAPGHGDALRAFNFANRVMADQRRHTEIARLREDPSVTYADAERAVRGRGDEVASWRPFQLAFVLLNLPPLGDYDHPERAASPEAKVDLLFFPTGGGKTEAYLGLTAFTFAIRRLQGTVGSGAEARSGEAGVAVLMRYTLRLLTAQQFQRASALVCGAEVARREHPEVWGEEPFRIGLWVGGRVSPNSYDDAAAEIAQAREQGGQKRSTVLQTLACPWCGAALAAHRDLEPDPDTRRVLLFCPNAEGADACPFSRTRAAEGLPILTVDEEIYRYTPGLVIATVDKLAQLPWQGHAGMLFGRVSRRCPRHGYQHADLESRTGCGSRHQAKGALPAVSAHPVVRLRPPDLIIQDELHLISGALGTTVGLFESAVDQLCTWTTPSGAEAAPKIVASTATTKNAAAQVRGVFARDLEIFPPQVTDVADTFFSRQVPVTEQTPGRRYLGVCAHGVRLKSAEIRLAEILLLAGQTMFDTHGAAADPYMTMVGYFNATRELAGMRRYVDDDVVTRVRRHGRAKGLSDRLHGPASMLEVQELTSRISSGEISRVLRRLEGGFDPELDTSARTKAIRANVADTLSRRPRNSSRPSQAAFHPVAQAWSQRRSDDANPVDVVLATSMLQVGVDVSRFGLMVVTGQPKSTAEYIQASSRVGRDPKRPGLVVALYNWTRPRDLAHFEDFRNYHASFYRRVESLSVTPYTRRSLDRGTAAAFIAAVRNTAEEHSRNGDAHDVDLDGPVADGVARRMLDRAEFVAGPRGRDYLAERLNTLKDAWDRGRHASARLGYRPENRKEQRLVPLLHRPGEGPWDETTVGMSMRETENEVNLLLPGDGRFFQPPANAPAWSAAPAGRGDGAAPAGGQAEADDDRESDGDEMGDSALTRPGEKRRRR; encoded by the coding sequence ATGACCTCCGACGGCAGCGACGGCGACGGCCTGTTCGACCATCCCAACGGGCAGCAGCAATCCCTCGACACCGACACCACCGCCGGCAAGGACTCCGCCTCCGACGACGGCCGCACCGAGGCCGAAGCCAAAACCGCCGAGATCATCTCCCGCCTGGAGGCCCCCCAGAACTTCAGCGGGCAGAACTCCTACCACGTGCGCGACGAGTTCCAGCGCATCGTGGAACTCGACCTCCTCGGCCCCTGGGGCGGTGACCGGGAGGAGTTCAACCCCAGCGCCAAGGGTCCCCGGGAGCGCTACCTCGTGGGGATGCTCGGCCCCAAGCACCAGCCCGCGACCTCCCGCCCCGGCGCCGGCGAGGCCGCCGATCCCCAGGCTCAGGCCGAGGGCGATCCCGGCGGCGAGGGTGCGAGCGAACTCCCCGACGTCGTCACCACGCAGAACCTGGGCCGGATCTGGGCGTCCTCCATGGGGATGGCGTTCACCGTCGGCGACGACACCGGCGCCGTCGCGGTCACCGCCTCCTGGGGTGAGTACGGCCGCCGCGAGGCCAGTGACGACGACGGACGCAAGCGCCAGACGTGGGGCCGGGAACCGCGGGTGTTCACCCGCGAGATCCGGCTGGACGGCGCCGGTCCCGAATCCCTCGACCAGCGCGTCGGGCTGACCACCCCCACGCCCGACGACACCTCCTCCCCCGGCGTCTACCTGGACGTGGCGGTGCGCCCGCGCGGCGGGCGGCGGACCGTGGAGCTGACGCTGGTCAACAACCAGGCCGAGCCAAGCTCCAACCCCGACACCGCGTGGCTGTTCCAGGCGAAGCTGTCGGTGACCGCGCTCGACGGCGACGCCGCCGTGTTCCTCCCGGTCGACGACCCCCTCGACCCCGGCACCGCGGCGCCCGACGGCTCCTCCGCCGACAGCGCCGAGGAGCTGCACCTGCGGTTGCTGTACCGCGAGCGGCTGTCCTATGCCCAGGGCCGCAACGTCGCCGTGCACGAGGACGCCGACCACGGGCTGCGCCGCGCCCGCAAGCTGGAAACCACCTGGCTGCCCTACTACGACGTGGCCGCCACGACCGCGCCGATGGGCGCGGGCACGCCGCTGGCCGGCACCGAGCTGCGCATGGACGCGCTGGCCACCGCCGAACCCGAGGAGCTGCGCCGCGGCCTGGCGCCGCTGGCCGAGGGCTACACCGCCTGGTTAGACGAGCGCGAAGCCGAGATCGGGTCGCTCCCCGAGCGGTTGCGGGAGACCGCCGAGAGCGCCGTGTTCACCGCGCGCCGGGCCGCCGACCGCATCCGCGCCGGGATCGAGCTGCTGAGCGACCCGGCTGCGCCCGGCCACGGCGACGCGCTGCGCGCGTTCAACTTCGCGAACCGGGTGATGGCCGATCAGCGCCGCCACACCGAGATCGCGCGGCTGCGCGAGGACCCCTCGGTGACCTACGCCGACGCCGAGCGCGCGGTGCGCGGCCGCGGCGACGAGGTCGCCTCGTGGCGGCCGTTCCAGTTGGCGTTCGTGCTGCTGAACCTGCCGCCGCTGGGCGACTACGACCACCCCGAGCGGGCCGCCTCGCCCGAGGCCAAGGTGGACCTGCTGTTCTTCCCCACCGGCGGCGGCAAAACCGAGGCCTACCTGGGGCTGACCGCGTTCACGTTCGCGATCCGCCGGTTGCAGGGCACCGTGGGTTCGGGCGCTGAGGCGCGCAGCGGCGAGGCCGGGGTGGCGGTGCTGATGCGCTACACCCTGCGGCTGCTGACAGCCCAGCAGTTCCAGCGGGCCTCAGCGCTGGTGTGCGGCGCCGAGGTCGCCCGCCGGGAGCACCCCGAGGTGTGGGGCGAGGAGCCGTTCCGCATCGGGTTGTGGGTCGGCGGGCGGGTCTCGCCCAACTCCTACGACGACGCCGCCGCCGAGATCGCCCAGGCCCGCGAACAGGGCGGGCAGAAGCGCTCCACCGTCCTGCAGACGCTGGCCTGCCCTTGGTGCGGCGCCGCGCTGGCCGCCCACCGCGACCTGGAACCCGACCCCGACACCCGCCGGGTGCTGCTGTTCTGCCCCAACGCCGAAGGCGCCGACGCGTGCCCGTTCTCCCGTACGCGCGCGGCCGAGGGCCTGCCGATCCTCACCGTGGACGAGGAGATCTACCGCTACACGCCCGGCCTGGTCATCGCCACCGTGGACAAGCTCGCGCAGCTGCCCTGGCAGGGGCACGCGGGCATGCTGTTCGGGCGGGTCAGCCGGCGCTGCCCCCGGCACGGTTACCAGCACGCGGACCTGGAGTCGCGCACCGGCTGCGGCAGCCGGCACCAGGCCAAGGGCGCCCTGCCCGCCGTGTCGGCGCACCCGGTGGTGCGGCTGCGCCCGCCGGATTTGATCATCCAGGACGAGCTGCACCTGATCTCGGGGGCGCTGGGCACCACGGTGGGGCTGTTCGAGTCGGCCGTGGACCAGCTGTGCACGTGGACCACGCCCAGCGGCGCCGAGGCCGCGCCCAAGATCGTGGCGTCCACCGCCACCACCAAGAACGCCGCCGCCCAGGTGCGCGGGGTGTTCGCCCGCGACCTGGAGATCTTCCCGCCGCAGGTCACCGATGTGGCCGACACGTTCTTCTCGCGGCAGGTGCCGGTGACCGAGCAGACGCCGGGGCGGCGCTACCTGGGGGTGTGCGCCCACGGGGTGCGGCTGAAATCCGCGGAGATCCGGCTGGCGGAGATCCTGCTGCTGGCCGGGCAGACCATGTTCGACACGCACGGCGCCGCCGCCGACCCGTACATGACGATGGTGGGCTACTTCAACGCCACCCGGGAGCTGGCGGGCATGCGGCGCTACGTCGACGACGACGTCGTCACCCGGGTGCGCCGGCACGGGCGCGCGAAGGGCCTGTCGGACCGGCTGCACGGGCCCGCGTCGATGCTGGAGGTCCAGGAGCTGACCTCGCGCATCTCCTCGGGCGAGATCAGCCGGGTGCTGCGGCGGTTGGAGGGCGGCTTCGACCCCGAGTTGGACACCTCCGCGCGGACGAAGGCGATCCGCGCGAACGTCGCCGACACGCTGAGCCGCCGCCCCCGGAACTCCTCGCGCCCCTCACAGGCGGCGTTCCACCCGGTGGCCCAGGCGTGGTCGCAGCGCCGCAGCGACGACGCCAACCCCGTCGACGTGGTGCTGGCGACCTCCATGCTGCAGGTGGGTGTGGACGTGTCGCGGTTCGGGCTGATGGTGGTGACCGGCCAGCCCAAGAGCACCGCCGAATACATCCAGGCGTCCTCGCGGGTGGGCCGCGACCCGAAGCGGCCCGGGCTGGTGGTGGCGCTGTACAACTGGACGCGCCCGCGCGACCTGGCGCACTTCGAGGACTTCCGCAACTACCACGCGTCCTTCTACCGGCGGGTGGAGTCGCTGTCGGTGACGCCCTACACCCGCCGGTCGCTGGACCGCGGCACGGCGGCGGCGTTCATCGCGGCGGTGCGCAACACCGCCGAGGAGCACTCGCGCAACGGCGACGCCCACGACGTCGACCTCGACGGGCCGGTGGCCGACGGTGTCGCCCGGCGGATGCTGGACCGGGCGGAGTTCGTCGCGGGCCCGCGCGGGCGCGACTACCTCGCCGAGCGCCTCAACACCCTCAAGGACGCCTGGGACCGGGGCCGGCACGCGTCGGCCCGGCTGGGCTACCGGCCGGAGAACAGGAAGGAGCAGCGGCTCGTGCCGCTGCTGCACCGGCCGGGTGAGGGGCCCTGGGACGAGACCACGGTCGGCATGTCCATGCGCGAGACCGAGAACGAGGTGAACCTGCTGCTGCCCGGCGACGGCCGGTTCTTCCAGCCGCCGGCGAACGCGCCCGCGTGGTCGGCGGCGCCTGCGGGCCGCGGCGACGGTGCCGCACCCGCCGGCGGGCAGGCGGAAGCGGACGACGACCGGGAAAGCGACGGCGACGAGATGGGCGACAGCGCCCTCACGCGGCCGGGCGAAAAGAGGAGGCGGCGATGA